Proteins co-encoded in one Capsicum annuum cultivar UCD-10X-F1 chromosome 9, UCD10Xv1.1, whole genome shotgun sequence genomic window:
- the LOC107843265 gene encoding beta-fructofuranosidase, insoluble isoenzyme 1 produces MDYSSRWALPIILVCFLVVLLSNNVVFASHKVFVHLQSQSAVNVKTVHRTGYHFQPEKHWINDPNAPMYFNGIYHLFYQYNPNGSVWGNIVWAHSVSKDLINWINLEPAIYPSKPFDKFGTWSGSATILPGNKPVILYTGIVDANNTQVQNYAVPANISDPYLREWIKPDNNPLIVADIGVNKTQFRDPTTAWMGQDGRWRIVIGAQRKRRGLAIMYRSKDFTKWIKAKHPLHSTNGTGNWECPDFFPVALKGTNGLEQYGEEHKYVLKNSMDVTRFEYYTIGKYDTKKDRYIPDAGSIDSWKGLRLDYGNYYASKSFYDPSKNRRVIWGWSNESDIYPEDDNAKGWAGIQLIPRKLWLDPSGKQLIQWPVEELDALRTQKVQLSKKKLNNGEKVEVKGITPAQADVEVTFSFSSLEKAEPFDPSWADLYAQDVCALKGSYVQGGLGPFGLATLATENLEENTPVFFRVFKAQQNYKVLLCSDARKSTLKKNETMYTNKSSFAGYVDVDLKDNKLSLRSLIDNSVVESFGAGGKVCITSRAYPTLAINEKAHLYAFNNGTEPITIETLDAWSMGKAKIQY; encoded by the exons atgGATTATTCTTCTCGCTGGGCTTTGCCAATTATCTTAGTTTGTTTTTTAGTagttttattatctaataatgtTGTGTTTGCTTCCCACAAAGTTTTTGTTCATTTACAATCTCAAAGTGCTGTAAATGTTAAAACTGTTCATAGAACTGGTTATCATTTTCAACCTGAAAAACATTGGATAAATG ATCCTAATG CACCAATGTATTTCAATGGAATCTATCATCTATTCTACCAGTACAACCCAAATGGGTCAGTATGGGGCAACATTGTTTGGGCTCATTCAGtttcaaaagacttaattaactgGATCAACTTAGAGCCCGCGATTTACCCTTCCAAACCATTTGACAAGTTCGGTACATGGTCCGGGTCAGCTACTATTCTACCCGGTAACAAGCCCGTTATCTTGTACACCGGTATAGTAGATGCCAACAATACCCAAGTCCAGAACTATGCCGTTCCAGCCAACATATCTGACCCATATCTTCGTGAATGGATCAAGCCCGACAACAACCCTTTGATAGTTGCCGATATTGGAGTCAACAAGACCCAGTTTCGCGACCCGACAACAGCTTGGATGGGCCAAGATGGGCGTTGGAGAATAGTGATCGGAGCTCAGAGGAAGAGAAGAGGGTTAGCCATAATGTATAGAAGCAAAGACTTCACGAAATGGATCAAAGCCAAACATCCACTCCACTCGACTAACGGTACTGGAAACTGGGAATGTCCAGATTTTTTCCCAGTTGCATTAAAGGGCACTAATGGGCTAGAACAATATGGTGAAGAACATAAGTATGTGCTTAAGAATAGTATGGATGTCACTCGATTCGAGTACTATACTATTGGTAAGTACGATACCAAAAAGGATAGGTACATTCCAGATGCTGGTTCGATCGATAGTTGGAAGGGATTGAGATTGGACTACGGTAACTACTATGCATCAAAGTCGTTCTATGACCCAAGCAAGAACAGAAGGGTTATCTGGGGTTGGTCTAACGAATCGGATATATACCCTGAAGATGATAACGCGAAAGGATGGGCTGGAATTCAGTTGATCCCACGTAAATTATGGCTCGACCCTAGTGGTAAACAGCTGATTCAGTGGCCTGTTGAAGAGTTAGACGCCCTTAGAACCCAAAAGGTTCAACTGAGCAAGAAGAAGCTGAACAACGGAGAGAAGGTTGAAGTTAAAGGAATCACACCCGCGCAG GCTGACGTTGAAGTGACATTCTCTTTCTCAAGTCTGGAAAAGGCTGAGCCATTCGATCCTAGTTGGGCTGATCTCTACGCGCAAGATGTGTGTGCTCTCAAGGGTTCATATGTTCAAGGAGGGCTTGGACCCTTTGGTCTTGCAACATTGGCTACCGAAAACTTGGAAGAAAACACACCAGTTTTCTTCCGAGTTTTCAAAGCACAACAAAATTACAAAGTTCTCCTGTGCTCTGATGCTAGGAA GTCAACtttgaagaaaaatgaaacaATGTACACAAACAAATCTTCATTTGCTGGATATGTGGACGTTGATTTAAAAGACAACAAGTTGTCTCTCAGGAGTTTG ATTGATAATTCAGTAGTAGAAAGCTTTGGTGCTGGTGGGAAGGTATGCATAACATCAAGAGCTTATCCAACATTAGCAATTAATGAAAAGGCACATTTATATGCCTTCAATAATGGAACTGAGCCAATTACAATTGAGACTTTGGATGCATGGAGTATGGGCAAAGCTAAGATACAatactaa
- the LOC107843262 gene encoding pentatricopeptide repeat-containing protein At4g21065: protein MFKTKTPKFFASKYATLCCYSSAPSIAEATTHQELLEQTQFSHYFDPRFYLSQLIKCKNLYQVKQVHAQVTTNGFLENNQIVANKLLYIYCLHKSLGDACSLFCGYSEKNVISWSVMIGGYAKVGDFMNSLRTFRECLRYGVRPDSYNLPFVIRVCRDTMDVKMGRLIHSVVYKNGLMLDDFVVAALVDMYSKCKVIWDAKELFDGMPKRDVVAWTVMIGACTESGDPNEALVLFDRMLEEGVVPDKVVVVNVVNACAKIGAMRTAKVVHEYIMRSEFSLDVILGTAMVDMYAKCGSVDVAREVFDGLREKNVITWSAMIAAYGYHGQGHKAVDMFSMMLRRGILPNKITFVSLLYACSHSGLVEEGKRLFSSMEKEYEVKPDIKHFTCMVDLLGRAGKIDESLKLIEDIAVEKDEGLWGALLGACRIHGHVEFAERAAKSLIELQPENPGHYILLSNIYAKAGKWKDVAKIRELMSHQKLKKIPGWTWIEDDNKIHRFSVGDHTHPRSMEIYEKLKYLLKELEIAGYVPDTNFVLHDVDEELKLGNLFSHSEKLAIAFGLISTPEQSTIRIMKNLRVCGDCHTFCKFVSQVTSRMIVVRDANRFHHFREGACSCGDYW from the coding sequence ATGTTCAAAACCAAAACACCAAAGTTTTTTGCTTCCAAATATGCAACACTTTGTTGTTATTCTTCAGCTCCTTCAATAGCTGAAGCCACAACTCATCAAGAACTGCTTGAACAAACAcaattttctcattattttgatcCAAGATTCTATCTTTCTCAACTTATTAAGTGTAAAAATCTTTATCAAGTAAAACAAGTTCATGCTCAAGTAACAACTAATGGGTTTcttgaaaataatcaaattgtTGCTAACAAACTTTTATACATATATTGTTTGCATAAGTCTTTAGGTGATGCTTGTTCCTTGTTTTGTGGGTATAGTGAGAAAAATGTTATTTCTTGGAGTGTTATGATTGGTGGATATGCTAAAGTTGGTGACTTTATGAATAGTTTAAGGACTTTTAGGGAGTGTTTAAGATATGGGGTTAGACCAGATAGCTATAATTTGCCTTTTGTGATAAGGGTTTGTAGAGATACAATGGATGTGAAAATGGGTAGATTGATTCATAGTGTTGTTTATAAAAATGGGTTGATGTTAGATGATTTTGTTGTTGCAGCACTTGTGGATATGTATTCGAAATGTAAGGTAATTTGGGATGCAAAGGAGTTGTTCGATGGAATGCCTAAGAGGGATGTTGTGGCGTGGACGGTTATGATTGGGGCGTGTACGGAGAGTGGGGATCCGAACGAGGCGTTGGTTTTGTTTGATCGAATGTTAGAGGAAGGAGTTGTACCCGATAAAGTTGTTGTGGTGAATGTAGTGAATGCTTGTGCAAAGATAGGGGCAATGCGTACGGCGAAGGTTGTACATGAATATATAATGAGGAGTGAGTTTTCGTTGGATGTTATCTTGGGGACGGCAATGGTTGACATGTATGCTAAATGTGGATCGGTTGATGTTGCGAGGGAAGTTTTTGATGGTTTGAGAGAAAAGAATGTTATAACATGGAGTGCGATGATAGCAGCTTATGGTTATCATGGCCAAGGACACAAAGCGGTTGATATGTTCTCTATGATGTTAAGGAGGGGGATATTGCCTAACAAGATCACGTTTGTTTCTCTTTTATATGCTTGTAGTCATAGCGGTCTGGTTGAAGAAGGCAAACGACTTTTCAGTTCTATGGAGAAAGAGTACGAAGTGAAGCCTGATATCAAACATTTTACTTGTATGGTCGACCTCTTAGGCCGCGCTGGGAAGATTGACGAGTCATTAAAGTTAATAGAGGATATCGCTGTTGAAAAAGATGAAGGACTTTGGGGGGCGTTACTTGGAGCATGTAGGATTCACGGCCATGTTGAATTCGCAGAAAGGGCAGCGAAATCTTTGATTGAATTGCAACCCGAGAATCCAGGACACTACATCTTGCTTTCAAATATATATGCTAAAGCAGGTAAATGGAAGGACGTGGCCAAGATTAGGGAACTAATGAGCCatcagaaattgaagaaaatccccGGTTGGACGTGGATTGAAGATGATAATAAGATTCACCGGTTTAGCGTTGGTGACCACACCCATCCTCGATCGATGGAGATCTATGAGAAGTTGAAATATCTGCTCAAGGAATTAGAGATTGCTGGTTATGTTCCTGACACAAACTTTGTGTTACATGATGTTGATGAGGAACTTAAGCTTGGAAACCTATTCTCTCATAGTGAAAAGTTAGCTATCGCGTTCGGCCTCATAAGCACACCTGAACAATCCACTATTAGAATTATGAAGAACCTTAGAGTATGTGGTGACTGCCATACATTCTGTAAGTTTGTTTCTCAGGTTACAAGTAGGATGATCGTTGTCCGTGATGCAAATCGGTTTCACCACTTCAGAGAAGGTGCCTGTTCTTGTGGAGATTACTGGTAA
- the LOC107843263 gene encoding beta-fructofuranosidase, insoluble isoenzyme 1 translates to MDFFKKNSSTLALEIYIFSLFLILSNINGIFASHNVFFDLQSLSAVSVKNIHRTGFHFQPPKHWINDPNAPMYYNGIYHLFYQHNPKGAVWGNIVWAHSVSRDLINWIHLEPAIYPSEKFDRYGAWSGSATILPNNKPVILYTGVVDAHDAQVQNYAIPANLSDPFLRKWIKPNNNPLIVPDPSINRTKFRDPTTAWMGRDGHWRILIGSVRKHRGLAILYRSRDFMRWMKAKHPLHSTNGTENWECPDFFPVSLRNSNGLDVSYRGKDVKYVLKNSLDVTRFDYYTIGMYHITRDRYIPDNNSIDGCKGLRPDYGNFYASKSFYDPRKNRRIMWAWTNESDVLPDDEIKKGWAGIQAIPRKVWLDPSGKQLVQWPIEELETLRKQKVEFSNKKLPRGEMVEVEGISAAQADIEVTFSFSSLDKFYITF, encoded by the exons AtggatttttttaagaaaaattcttCTACTTTGGCTTTGGaaatttatatattttccttatttttaattttatcaaatattaatgGGATATTTGCTTCTCATAATGTTTTTTTTGACTTGCAATCTTTAAGTGCTGTTAGTGTCAAAAATATTCATAGAACTGGTTTTCATTTTCAACCTCCTAAGCATTGGATCAATG ATCCTAATG CACCAATGTATTACAATGGAATTTATCATCTATTTTATCAACACAATCCAAAAGGAGCAGTATGGGGCAATATTGTTTGGGCTCATTCAGTTTCAAGAGACTTAATTAACTGGATTCATTTAGAGCCTGCAATTTATCCATCGGAAAAATTCGATAGATATGGTGCATGGTCCGGGTCAGCAACTATTTTACCTAATAACAAGCCGGTAATCTTGTACACGGGAGTAGTAGATGCCCACGATGCACAAGTTCAAAACTATGCTATCCCGGCCAACTTGTCCGATCCATTTCTTCGTAAATGGATCAAGCCCAATAACAATCCGTTAATTGTTCCTGACCCGAGCATCAATAGGACCAAATTTCGCGACCCAACAACAGCTTGGATGGGCCGAGATGGGCATTGGAGAATTTTGATAGGGAGTGTGAGAAAACATAGAGGATTGGCGATATTGTATAGAAGTAGAGACTTCATGAGATGGATGAAGGCGAAACATCCACTTCACTCGACGAATGGTACTGAAAACTGGGAATGTCCTGATTTTTTCCCTGTATCATTGAGGAATAGTAATGGTTTAGATGTATCGTATCGAGGCAAAGATGTTAAGTATGTCCTTAAGAATAGCCTTGATGTGACCAGGTTTGACTACTACACTATTGGAATGTATCACATTACAAGAGATAGATACATTCCGGATAACAACTCTATCGATGGTTGCAAGGGATTGAGGCCTGATTATGGAAATTTCTACGCCTCTAAATCATTCTACGACCCTAGAAAGAATAGGAGAATCATGTGGGCTTGGACTAATGAATCGGATGTTTTACCCGATGATGAAATCAAGAAAGGATGGGCTGGTATTCAAGCTATTCCGCGCAAAGTATGGCTCGACCCTAGTGGTAAACAATTGGTTCAATGGCCTATCGAAGAATTAGAAACCCTAAGAAAGCAAAAGGTCGAGTTCAGCAACAAGAAGTTGCCAAGGGGAGAAATGGTTGAGGTTGAAGGAATATCAGCAGCACAG GCCGATATTGAAGTGACATTCTCTTTTTCAAGTTTGGACAAG TTTTACATTActttttga